One part of the Vicia villosa cultivar HV-30 ecotype Madison, WI linkage group LG6, Vvil1.0, whole genome shotgun sequence genome encodes these proteins:
- the LOC131610501 gene encoding hydrophobic protein RCI2B-like, whose amino-acid sequence MGTATCVDIIVAILLPPLGVFLKFGCKIEFWLCLVLTLFGYLPGILYAIYAITKDQS is encoded by the exons atgggCACAGCTACCTGCGTCGATATCATTGTTGCCATCCTCCTTCCACCTCTCGGCGTATTCCTCAAATTTGGCTGCAAA ATTGAGTTCTGGCTCTGTTTGGTGCTCACACTTTTTGGTTATCTTCCTGGAATTCTATATGCCATCTATGCTATCACTAAGGATCAATCATGA